In Candidatus Nealsonbacteria bacterium CG07_land_8_20_14_0_80_39_13, the genomic stretch TCAATTACAAATGAGGGATTACGAAACCTTCTAATATATGAAAATCATAATCGTGCTGGGTCCGGCAGGTTCGGGAAAGGGAACGCAAGTCAATCTGCTGGTTAAAAAATTTCATTTGGACTGTTTCGGTAGCGGAGTCGCTCTTCGCGAACGCGCCAGAAAAAGAGATTTTACGGGAAAGAGAGTGCATAATGTGATGAAGGGAGGCGCTTTAGTGCCGAGTTTTATTATTTCTAAATTATGGATGGATGCTTTAGAAAAGTTCAGGAATAGAAAAAGTTTTAGAGGGGTTGTTTTTGACGGAACTCCCAGGAAATTGGGCGAAGCGGAATTTTTTAATGAAGCTTTAAGTTGGTATGGCTGGGACGATAATGTTAGGGTTATTTATATTAATATTTCGGAAAAAGAATCTTTTGATCGTTTGACAAAAAGAAGAATGTGCAAGAAATGCGGGAATATAATCCCTTGGATCGGAGAGTTTAAAAATATGGAAAGGTGCAATAAATGCAATGGCCAATTGATGGAAAGAAACGACGATAAGCCGGCGGCAATTGAAAAAAGAATGGAAGAATTCAGATATGAGGTATTGCCCGTGCTTAATATTTACAGAAAACAAGGAAGGTTGATAGAGGTAAATGGAGAGCAAAGCATAGAAAAAGTTTTTAAGGAGATTTGTGATAAATTAAAAGCCTAAATGGAGTCAGTGAGCATTAAAACAGAAAAAGAAATCGCTGTTATGGCGGAGGGTGGCAAGATCCTGGCCGGGATATTGGAGGAGCTGAAAAAAATGGTCAGGCCGGGAATTACCACTAAGGAATTAGATGAGGTTGCAGAGCAACTTCTTTTTAAATTTGGGAAGCCGTCCTTCAAGGGCTACAATGGCTTTCCTTCAGCTACCTGTGTTTCGGTTAATGAGGAGATCGTTCACACGGTTCCGGGCGAAAGGAAATTGGAAGAAGGCGATATTGTTTCCATAGATATCGGTCTGGAATATAAGGGTTATCATTCTGATATGGCGACAACTGTTGCTGTCGGGAAAATTTCTTCAATAGCGGAAAAATTAATTGAGGCGACCCGCAAGAGCCTTAATATGGGGATAAAAGAAATTAAACCCGGCAATTATCTGGGAGACATCGGCTGGGCTGTCCAGAGATCCGGAGAGAGTATGGGTTTTGGCGTTGTCCGCGATTTATGCGGGCATGGAATCGGGAAAAAAATTCATGAAGAGCCTCAAGTCTTGAATTACGGAAAAAAGAAAATGGGGATGGAGATTAAAGAGGGGATGGTTTTGTGCGTTGAGCCGATGCTTACGGTTGGGGATTATAATATAAAAAAAGCCGGGGACGGGTTTTCCATTAGAACCGCCGACGGGTCTTTATCAGCTCATTTCGAGCACACCATCGCCGTCACTAAAAACGGCCACCGTATTTTAACGTCCTTGTAGGTTAGTAATCGGGGATAATATTTATTGGTTCACCAATTAAAGAGTTAACGAGTTAAAGAGTTAACGAGTTCACGAGTTCACAGATTAGAGTTTCGCAGGGGTCTGACCCCTGTAAATCCTGCAGGGGTCTGCCCCCTGTAAATCCTGCAGGGGTCTGACCCCTGTAGGATTGTCCATTGAATCAGAAATTAATGAGAGTGGTATTGGAGCGAAATCCAAGTGATGAAATCCTTGCCAGCATTCTTAGATACTCAAAAGAAGAAAGCTTAAGAAATAAGGCCGGTGAAAAGCTTTTGGGGTGTTATTGTGGGAAAAGAGGAATTCGACGTATATATCTCGTTTTATGGCTTGGATGAAAGATGAAAAACC encodes the following:
- the map gene encoding type I methionyl aminopeptidase, whose product is MESVSIKTEKEIAVMAEGGKILAGILEELKKMVRPGITTKELDEVAEQLLFKFGKPSFKGYNGFPSATCVSVNEEIVHTVPGERKLEEGDIVSIDIGLEYKGYHSDMATTVAVGKISSIAEKLIEATRKSLNMGIKEIKPGNYLGDIGWAVQRSGESMGFGVVRDLCGHGIGKKIHEEPQVLNYGKKKMGMEIKEGMVLCVEPMLTVGDYNIKKAGDGFSIRTADGSLSAHFEHTIAVTKNGHRILTSL